The Methylomarinum vadi genome has a window encoding:
- a CDS encoding transglutaminase family protein → MRRLQITHSTLYQYTEPVRFLTHKLHVRPREGHDIRIESSKLRISPNYKIRWERDIYSNSIALVDFLEASRTLEITSGVVVQHYEQQPLEFAVDESALLYPFHYNPREQIDLIPYQLAAFPRDYPILQKWLEDVCQPGALIKIPILLDSLNKAIAVNFKYQMREEPGVQSPQQTIELGSGSCRDLATLFIEACRVFGFASRFVSGYLLQPFTNADQHSSTHAWSEVYLPGSGWRGFDSTSGLLVGGDHIAVAHHRHPEAIPPVSGTFIGPSKPPPVMSVNVDVKIL, encoded by the coding sequence ATGCGGCGCTTACAAATCACTCATTCCACTCTTTACCAATATACCGAGCCGGTTCGTTTTCTTACCCATAAACTGCACGTCAGGCCCCGTGAAGGCCACGACATTCGGATCGAATCTTCGAAATTGCGTATTTCCCCTAATTACAAAATTCGCTGGGAGCGGGATATTTACAGCAATTCGATTGCCCTTGTCGATTTTCTGGAAGCAAGCCGGACTTTAGAGATCACAAGTGGCGTAGTGGTGCAACATTATGAACAACAACCGCTGGAATTTGCTGTGGATGAATCGGCACTGCTTTATCCGTTTCATTATAACCCTCGGGAACAAATCGATCTGATCCCTTACCAACTGGCCGCTTTCCCCAGAGATTATCCAATTTTGCAAAAGTGGCTGGAAGACGTTTGCCAACCTGGCGCATTAATAAAAATCCCAATTTTGCTCGATTCATTAAATAAAGCCATTGCCGTGAATTTTAAATACCAAATGCGCGAGGAGCCTGGCGTGCAATCGCCCCAGCAAACCATCGAATTAGGATCCGGCTCCTGCCGTGACCTTGCCACTTTGTTTATCGAAGCCTGCCGAGTATTCGGCTTCGCCAGCCGCTTCGTCAGCGGCTATTTATTGCAGCCCTTTACAAATGCGGATCAGCATTCATCTACCCACGCCTGGTCGGAAGTGTATTTGCCGGGATCAGGCTGGCGGGGATTTGACTCCACCAGCGGATTATTGGTAGGAGGCGATCATATTGCAGTGGCTCATCACCGCCATCCCGAAGCCATTCCGCCGGTATCGGGCACGTTTATCGGCCCTTCCAAGCCGCCCCCCGTTATGAGCGTTAATGTCGATGTCAAAATACTGTAA
- a CDS encoding YfbR-like 5'-deoxynucleotidase, protein MTINSSFYGYISHLKWIKRWELMRNAHEENVIEHSWDVSVLANALAPDYSILTSTLTLITGGGLEGPINVPDTGGMASGWR, encoded by the coding sequence ATGACTATCAACAGTAGCTTTTATGGATATATATCTCATTTGAAATGGATTAAACGTTGGGAGCTAATGCGTAACGCTCATGAAGAAAACGTAATAGAACATAGTTGGGATGTCTCGGTATTAGCAAACGCTCTGGCGCCAGATTACAGTATTTTGACATCGACATTAACGCTCATAACGGGGGGCGGCTTGGAAGGGCCGATAAACGTGCCCGATACCGGCGGAATGGCTTCGGGATGGCGGTGA